The genomic stretch GTTCACAAAAAGAGAAAGAATTCACCGTTCTTCAATGGAACATTTGGCAAGAAGGAACTGTAATTCCCGGTGGTTACGACGCTATTGTGAATGAAATAGCCCGTCTTCGTCCGGACTTCGTCACATTGAGCGAAGTACGTAATTACGAAAACACCAATTTCACTGCCCGCCTAGTGCAATCATTAAAGGAAAAAGGAGAAACCTATTATTCCTTCTATACCTATGATACAGGTCTGTTAAGCCGATACCCCATCACTGATTCATTAACCGTTTTCCCCGAAAAGAATGACCACGGCAGTATCTATCGCCTTACAGCCGATATGAACGGACAGAAAATAGCAGTCTACACCGCTCATCTTGATTATTTGGATGACGCCTATTATAATGTACGCGGATATGATGGTTCTACTTGGGAAGAAATCCCTATCCCCACTACCGTAGAAGAAGTATTAAAGAGAAATGTAGCCTCACAACGCGATGACGCCATCAGACTATTCATTAAACAGGCAAAAAAAGATCGTGCAGCCGGCTACACCATCATTTTAGGAGGAGATTTTAATGAACCTTCACATCAAGATTGGACTGAAGAGACCAAAGACCTGTATGACCATCATGGCTTTGTAATCCCCTGGACAGTTCCTGTCCTGTTAGACGAAGCCGGATTGAAAGACGCCTATCGAGAATTCTATCCAGATGTATTAAACTATCCCGGCTTCACTTATCCTTCGGATAATCCGGCAAAGCCCGCCGACAAAATAACCTGGGCTCCCAAAGCAGATGAACGCGACCGTATAGATTACATTTGGTATTATCCCGAAAAGGGGTTGAAAGTGAAAGACGCCGCCATTTTCGGTCCGAAAAATTCTATAGTCCGTGCACAGCGTGTTCAGGAAACATCTAAAGACAAGTTTATAGAACCATTGGGCGTATGGCCTACAGACCATAAAGGAGTACTGGTTACTTTCCAATATCCCGCCAAATAATATCGTTTTTCCCAATATTTCTGTTATCTTTGTCCAATAACCTAATTTATTATCCTATGACCAAATGTACACATAAACAGTTAATGACCGCCTGTATGTTAGCAGGCACATTGATGTTGGGAGCATGTACCGGTACTCCCCCTGTAACAAAAGAGGTATCCATTGTACCCATAACCAACCATCTGGAGGAAACAAACGGTGCTTTTGTATTGAAAAGTAATACCTCCATCGGTGTTATTGACGCCGAACTAATTCCCGCAGCCGAGTATTTGGCCGATATGCTTTCCAGAGCCACAGGCTACGACCTTAAAGTCAAAGAAGGCGAAGGAACCATCACCCTTGCCTTGGGTGATGTTCAAGGAAAAGAAGGAGCTTATACCCTGACATCCGAGAGCGATAAGGTCAACATTACAGGTAACTCTTACGGAGGTGTCATTGCAGGTATCGAATCACTCAGACAGCTGTTTCCCCCGCAAATAGAATCTAAGGAAATTGTTAAAGGTACAGACTGGGCCATACCGGCCGTTAACATTCAAGATGCCCCCCGCTTTGAATGGAGAGGCATTATGCTGGACGTATCCCGCCATTTCTACACAATAGGTGAGGTGAAAGAATTACTGGATGTCATGGCCCTTTACAAGATGAATAAATTCCACTGGCATCTTACCGACGACCAAGGATGGCGTATTGAAATCAAGAAATATCCTTTACTGACGGAAAAAGGAGCATGGCGCAAATTCAATTCTCATGATCGCGAATGCATACGTCAGTCAAAGACTAATAACAACCCGGATATGGCAATTCCTGAAGACAAGATACGCATCGTAGAAGGTGACACCTTATATGGAGGCTACTACACTCAGGAAGATATCAAGGATGTCATAGCATACGCCAAAATACGAGGCATAGATATTATTCCCGAAATTGATATGCCGGGACACATGCTGGCAGCTGTAAGTAACTATGAAGGTGTTTCCTGTTTTAACGAAACCGGTTGGGGAAGTGTCTTCTCCTCACCTGTTTGTCCGGGGAAAGACTCCGCATTGGAATTCTGCAAGAATGTTTATACAGAACTGATAGCCCTTTTCCCCTATAAGTATGTACATATAGGAGGTGACGAAGTAGAAAAAACTAATTGGAAAAAATGTCCGGACTGTCAGAAACGTATGCATGACAATAATCTGAAAACTGAAGAAGAACTGCAATCATGGTTCATTCATGACATGGAGAGATTCTTTAACGAGAAAGGCAAAGAAATGATAGGCTGGGATGAAATCATTGAAGGCGGATTGTCTAAAACAGCTACCGTAATGTGGTGGCGCAGCTGGGTAAAAGATGCAGCAACCAAGACAACAGCACAAGGCAACCCTGTCATTTTCACTCCTAACGGACAATTTTATTTGGATTATGCAGAAGATAAGAACTCTATGGCAAGTATTTATAATCTGGATACGACAGACAACCTGACCTCCGAGCAACAGTCGCTGATTTTAGGAGTGCAGGGAAATATTTGGTGCGAATGGATTCCTTCCAACGCACGTATGCAATATATGGCCATTCCACGTTTGCTGGCTATTGCCGAACTAGGTTGGAGCAAACCGGAGCAAAAAGATTGGAGTGCCTTCCAACAACGCCTGTCTGATCAGTTTGAACGTCTCAATATCATGGGTATCAATTACCGTATACCCGATTTGGAAGGCTTTAATGCCGTCAACGCCTTTATCGGTGAAGGAGCCATCAATGTAACTTGCCTTGACCCCACTGCGGAAATTCACTATACCACTGATGGCAGTACTCCTACTTTACAATCTCCCATATATGAAGGTCCCATCAAAGTGACTGAAACCACAGACTTTACTTTCTGCACCTTCCGCCCTAATGGAAAGAAAGGTGACATAGTCAAGACCCGTTTCATCAAAAGTGAATATACTCCCTCTGTAACTGCCGCTCCTTCCAATCCGGGTTTGAAAGCTACATGGCACGAATTTAAAGGAAATAAATGCAGTGAAATAGAAAAAGCTCCGGTCAATGGTACTTATCCAGTGGAAGATGTTATGATTCCTAAAAAAGTAAAAGGAAATATCGGACTGATTATCAAAGGATATTTCAATGCTCCTCAAGACGATATCTACACTTTTGCACTCCTATCCGATGATGGTAGTACATTAACTATAGACAGTGAACAGATAGTAGACAATGACGGACCTCACGGGCCTAAAGAAATAGTGGGGCAAAAAGCATTGGCAAAAGGATATCATCCAATGGAATTACGTTATTTCGACCAGAACGGAGGACAACTGAAATTAAAAGTAACAGGGAGTGATGGTAAAGAAATTCCGTTCACGCATCTCTATGCGCATTAATCTTACATAAAAAGTTTTTCACCACAGATTATACAGATTTACATAGATTGAATTTCAATGAATTCTCCCATTCAATAATCTGCGTAATCTGTGGTGGAATTAAATCAATCAGAAATAAACCCCGAATCCTATCTTGAATCCTAATTTACTAAATTCTGAAGTATCACTAAAACTCAAGTCATAATATACAGACGGTTCAATAGTCACATTTCTACCCAAGAAAAAAGCATATCCGACTTCCGGTGTCAAACAAACCAGATTCTTTTTAAATCCTACACAAGAAAGGTGTTTATACGCCATTCCTAGTCCTCCATAAATACCGCAACTGGAAAAATAATAACGTCCCTGTGCACCAATACTGGTTTCATCCATTCCATGTTCTACATAATTGCCTTTAAAATTCAGCAACACAGCCACATTATCGGCTACAAATGCGCCGCCGGTTAAAGCAAAACCAAAATTTGTTCCTTCATTCTTGCTATGAGATAGGTCAAGCCCTGTCAATGAAGCATTCACATACCATACATCCTTCTCAAATTGAGCATGTGCACTCAGTTCAGTCATTACCAACAGCATCAAGCTGACTAAAATTTTCTTCATAATGTTGTCGTTTAATAGTTATTTTTTGTTTTCCAAATCACGTTCACGTCTTTCCTCCGCCTTTTCTTTCTTACGAAGGACAATCCATAACAACGCTATAATCATATAGGATAAACCTACTGTGAGATACTTTTCCGTATCACTTATTTCCGTATTGCGCGGAATAAAATAAACGGCCATCGCTGTAGTATAGACCAATAAAGCTACAGGCAACCAAATCGATTTTCTATATTTTTTCATAAACTATGCTGTTTTGTTTCCTATACCAACTTGCAAACCCTATAGCGGCTACCAACGTACAAAGACTACCAACTATATAAGATACATAATCCGAAAACGCTAATCCTTCGGGGGCTATGCAAATATAAGTAGAACATACAGCCGTCATAAACAGGGCAGGAAACAAGGTGATATAATAATTCTTTTTCGCACGTACTAGAAAAACAGTGACCGCCCACAAAGTAAACACAGACAAAGCCTGATTACACCAGGCAAAATAACGCCATATCATATCAAATCCCGCCGCATCACGCTGACTGTACAATAATATACCGATAGTTACCGCAAAAATAGGAATACAAATCAATAAACGTTTCGCTATACTTTTTTGTTCCAAATGCATAAAATCGGCAACAATCAAACGAGCTGAACGCAAAGCGGTATCTCCACTGGTAATAGGAGCGGCAATTACCCCCAGTACAGCCAATAAACCTCCTATCGTACCCAACCATTCCTTGGTTATGCTGTCCACAATAATCGAAGCATTACTCTCCTCCATACCATTTTGATGAAAAAAATAAGTAGCGGCAGCAGCCCAAATCAATGCCACTATCCCTTCGGTCACCATCGCTCCATAAAAAATAGGACGACCATACTTCTCATTCTTCATACAACGTGCCATCAGTGGAGATTGTGTGGCATGAAAGCCACTGATTGCCCCACAAGCAATAGAAACAAACATTATAGGAAAAATTGGTAATCCGGCAGGATGGGTATTATGTAGACCATCCGTAATTTCGGGCAATGCCGGATGATTCCATAACAACATCACCAAAATCCCCACTGCCATAAACAATAAAGCAATGGCAAACAATGGATATATTTTTCCTATAATCTTATCTACCGGCAACAATGTAGCCAACATATAATAGAAAAACACAACAATAATCCAAAAAGTAACATCCATATACTCCGGAGTAAGTTTGGCAAGCAATCCGGCTGGTCCTGCCACAAAAACCGCTCCGACTAATATCATCAGCACAACCGTAAAACCACGCATTAACTGCTTTGTGGGAAGCCCTAAATAACGACCGATAATTTCCGGCAAACTCTCGCCCTCATGCCGAATGGAAAGCATTCCGGACAAATAATCGTGTACCGCCCCGGCAAAAATGGTACCTAAAACAATCCACAAATAAGACGCCGTACCAAACTTCGCTCCCATTATAGCACCGAAAATAGGTCCTAAGCCGGCTATATTCAAAAATTGAATCATAAAAATCTTCCAAGTAGGAAGTGGAATAAAGTCAACACCATCCGCCATGGTCAGGGCAGGTGTCTTCCTAATCTTGTCAGGACCGAACACACGTTCCACATAACTTCCATACAAAAAGTATCCGCCTACAAGAACCAATAATGCAATAATAAAGGTTATCATATTCTATTTTTTGTTTTGTTGGGGCAAAAGTAACGAATTAATTGATTACTTCGTATCTTTGCCCTAAAATTAAAGTAAATGCGAACATTCTTTATAACTTTATTACTAGTCATAGTGAGTTTCTTATCAGTTTTCTCACAACCTAAATATGAAATCCGTGCCACCTGGCTCACTACGCTTGGAGGAATGGACTGGCCTCGTAACAAGGCAATAAACGCATCAGGCATCCGGCGTCAGCAAAAAGAATTATGTGATATACTGGATCGTCTGAAAGCCGCCAATTTCAATACGGTATTGTTGCAAACCCGTCTGCGCGGAGATATGATTTATCCTTCCGCCATAGAAACTTTCGCCGAATCACTGACAGGTAGCACAGGAGGGAATCCCGGATATGACCCTTTGGCTTTCGCCATCGGAGAATGCCACAAACGAGGCATGGAACTACATGCATGGATTGTTACGATTCCTGCCGGAAATACCCGTCAAGTACAATTGCAAGGACGTAGCTCCGTAGTACGGAAAAACCGGACAATTTGCAAACTTTATAAAGGTAACTGGTACTTGGACCCGGGAAATCCGGGAACCAAAGAATATCTGTCATGCATAGTAAAAGAAATAACTTCCCGTTATGATATAGACGGCATTCATTTCGATTACATCCGCTACCCCGAGCAAGCCGATAACTTTCCTGACAAGGACACCTACCGGAAATACGGTAAAGGTAAGGAGTTGAAACAATGGCGGCGTGATAATATCACAGATATTGTGCATAGGCTCTATACCGACATCAAGACTATCAAACCCTGGGTGAAAGTCAGCAGTTCCCCTATTGGCAAATACCGAGATACCAACCGATACCCCTCCCGTGGATGGAACGCTTATCATGTAGTTTACCAAGATGCTCAGAAATGGCTAAAAGAAGGTATTCATGATGCATTGTTCCCGATGATGTATTTTCAGGGAAATAATTTCTATCCTTTTGCATTGGATTGGAAAGAGAATTGTGGTAACCGCTGGATAATACCTGGTTTGGGTATTTATTTCCTCTCTCCCAACGAACAAAATTGGCCGTTGGACGAAATAGTCCGCCAACTTTATTTCACCCGTCAGATAAAACTAAACGGACAAGCCTATTTCCGCAATCGTTTTCTATTAAACAACACCAAAGGCATTTGGGACGAACTCCAAGAGAATTTCTATACCACTCCGGCATTGATTCCCCCAATGACCTGGATGGACAGCATCCCCCCATCCACTCCGGCCATGCCTTCCCTGCAACTGTTGCCGGACGGAAAAATGCACATGAGCTGGCAGATTTCCACAGATAACAACGGAGGTCTTGTCACCTATCATCTTTATGCCTCAGATACCTATCCAGTAGATATCACAGATGCCGGAAACTTACTGGAAACCTATCTCACCCATACGGAATACGAATATACCCCTATTTCACCTTGGCGACAAAAACGTTATTTTGCCGTAACTGCTGCCGACCGTTTCGGAAACGAAAGCGCTCCCTTGGAACTGAATGCAATTTCAGAAACGGACATGCCTTTACTAAATGACGGAGATATTCTCACCCTGCCTGAAATAAAAGAAGCAAAAACAGTGAAAATATTTACTGCTACCGGTGAAGAAATAAAATATTTTGTTTATGCACCCCAAATGTCCATAGCCTCATTACCTGGCGGATTCTATACAGTATATATCTTGAATAATGCAGGAGCACAAACCTTTGTCGGAACAATCGTAAAATAAAAAATGCAAACTGTTTTTTTGGTATGACACATTATGTCGTTGCAGATGCCCGGCTCTCAAAAAGTTTGTCTGCCGGGAATCTCCATCTTTGTTGTTAAGTTATAATCTGATAAAACTTTACATACTGTTATTTTTCGTTTCCGCACTGCAATGTTTTTTGTCCCGTCACCGCATTATGCTGATATACAGCGATATATGGTGACGTAATTTTCTGTATCCCCACAAAGTGTTTTTTTCGTTTTTCCTTGCGGAAGCCAGCTCGTCAGATGCCGGTTGTCATATTGGATACATAATCTTGATATATTTACGGCAGTATCCGTGCAAGAAGAGTGCACCATCTGTACCATCACTCAGGTGAACAGGCCCTGTCATTCGGGTGAAGAGCCGTTGTCACCTGTGTGAAACCGCCGCTTCACACAGGTGAAGCAATAAAGCCATAAAGCTGTTTTCATGGTAACATACTGCCGGCAAAAGTACATCTGTTGGAATTTTGCCGTTATGGGTGCGATGATCGCAATGTTGTACATTGACCGCGATTACCTACCGTTTCGGGGCCTTTATAGATATTTTCACACCGGAACATACTGGTAATGAAGACGATGAAGTGACGGGGAAATTTTATATTTCACGTTAAATTAGGCTGTGTTTTCTTTTATAGTTTTTAAGATATTTGATATTAATAGAGGTGGTTGTACTATGCGTCTTTCTTTATGGCGTTATATTGATAAGGCATTGTAACATATAAATAATGTATGATATCAATGTCAGTTCGATATAAATATTAAATTTACTCGTCTAAAAAATAAGAGTATAGCAATAAATCTAAAACAGGAACGGCAATAATATGGAAACAGAATAAATCTCTTCTCCTCTTTTATTTTCATAAAACTCAAGGCTATAAGCAAAATAATAACTATTTTTGCACATTCAATTGAATAAAATATATAACTCATGAGCAATCAACGATACATGCAGCGCGGTGTGTCAGCATCCAAGGAAGATGTGCACAACGCCATTAAGAACATTGACAAAGGTATTTTTCCACAAGCTTTTTGTAAAATCATCCCCGATATTCTAGGCGGAGATCCTGAATATTGCAACATTATGCACGCTGACGGTGCAGGCACCAAATCATCACTGGCTTATTTGTATTGGAAAGAAACCGGCGATTTAAGCGTATGGAAAGGCATTGCACAAGATGCACTGATTATGAACATCGATGACTTGTTGTGTGTAGGTGCAGTAGATAATATTCTGGTTTCATCAACTATCGGCCGTAATAAGCTACTCGTTCCGGGTGAAGTAATTTCCGCTATCATCAACGGAACGGATGAACTGTTGGCCGAACTTCGCGAAATGGGTGTAGGCGTATACGCTACCGGAGGCGAGACTGCTGATGTAGGTGACTTGGTTCGTACCATCATCGTAGATTCTACCGTAACATGCCGCATGAAACGTACCGATGTCATTAACAATGCCAATATTCGCCCGGGTGACGTCATCATAGGTCTGGCATCTTACGGACAGGCTACTTATGAAAAAGAATACAACGGAGGCATGGGCAGCAATGGACTCACCAGCGCCCGCCACGACGTGTTCGCAAAATACTTGGCTGAGAAATATCCCGAAAGCTATGACAAGGCAGTACCTGAAGAACTAGTATACAGTGGCAATTTGAAGCTGACCGATACTGTAGAAGGAAGTCCTCTGGATGCAGGAAAGCTGGTACTCTCACCTACCCGTACCTATGCTCCGGTAGTGAAGAAATTACTGGATGCGCTCCGACCTGAAATTCACGGAATGGTTCACTGCTCAGGCGGTGCTCAAACCAAAGTCCTGCACTTTATAGGAAACAATTGCCGTGTAGTAAAGGACAACCTGTTCCCTGTCCCCCCTCTGTTCAAAACCATCAAGGAACAAAGCGGCACCGATTGGGAAGAAATGTACAAAGTATTTAATATGGGCCACCGACTGGAAGTTTACCTCTCACCCGAACATGCCGAAGAGGTGATCGCCATCAGCAAGTCATTCAATATTGACGCGAAGATTGTGGGACGTATAGAAGAAAGTGACAAGAAGGAACTAATTATCAAAAGTGAGTTTGGAGAATTCAAATACTGACAAGCAATATTATAATAACGCTTCCAAGCATGCTACATTAAAAAAAAGATTTTTTTATGGCATGGGAGCAATAATATGCTCATTAGTTACAATTGATACAACACGCGAGTTGTATTTCATCTCTACCGCATGGGGTCATGAAGCAACTTGGCATGACATACTATATATAGTAAGAAAAGTACTTGCCATACTTGGGTGGATATTACTCACTTGGTATGTCGCAAATAAATGTTTAGAAAAGAATGGCAGAAAACAATAATACATTACTTGAGAAATTAGACGGGTTAGTGGCTCGCTTTGAGGAAGTTTCCACCCTCATTACAGACCCTAATGTCATAGCTGACCAAAAACGTTATGTCAAGCTCACCAAGGAATACAAGGACTTGAATGACATCATGAAAGCCCGTAGAGAATATATACAATGCCTGAATGGACTGGAAGAGGCCAAACAAATCATGACTAACGAATCCGACCCGGAGATGAAAGAAATGGCACGCGAAGAGGCAAATCTCTGCGAAGTCCGCATTCCAGAACTGGAAGAGGAAATCAAACTACTACTCGTTCCTGCGGATCCGCAAGATGACCGAAATGCTATTCTGGAAATACGCGGTGGTACGGGAGGTGATGAAGCCGCCATTTTTGCAGGTGACCTGTTCCGTATGTACTCCAAATACTGCGAGACAAAAGGTTGGAAACTGGAAGTATCCAGCGCCAATGAAGGAGCAGCAGGAGGTTTTAAGGAAATTATCTGCTCCGTAACCGGAGATAAAGTATATGGCACTTTGAAATATGAATCGGGCGTACATCGTGTACAACGTGTACCAGCCACCGAAACCCAAGGACGTGTACATACTTCAGCCGCATCAGTCGCCGTTTTACCCGAAGCAGAGCCTTTTGATGTGGAAATCAACGAAGGGGAAATCAAGTGGGACACTTTCCGAAGCGGTGGTGCCGGCGGACAGAACGTAAATAAGGTGGAATCCGGAGTACGCCTGCGCTACAACTGGAAGAATCCCAACACCGGGATAGTAGAGGAAATCCTGATAGAATGTACCGAAACCCGTGACCAGCCGAAGAATAAAGAACGAGCCCTTTCTCGCCTGCGTACCTTTATATATGATAAAGAACACCAAAAGTACATTGACGACATTGCCAGCAAACGCAAAACGATGGTATCTACCGGAGACAGATCGGCAAAAATACGTACCTACAATTATCCACAAGGACGTATCACCGACCACCGCATCAACTATACCATTTACAATTTGGCCGCCTTTATGGATGGAGACATTCAAGACTGTATCGACCATTTGACTGTAGCCGAGAATGCAGAACGTTTGAAAGAGAGCGAATTATAATTAAAATATCGTAAACCATAAACTGTAAATATAATAATGAACAAGCAACAATTATTTGAAAATATCCAAAAGAAAAAATCATTCCTCTGTGTAGGGCTAGATACCGACATAAAGAAAATTCCCGAACATCTGTTAAAAGAAGAAGACCCGATTTTCGCCTTCAATAAAGCTATCATTGACGCTACTGCCCCTTATTGCATCGCCTATAAACCCAATCTGGCCTTTTATGAAAGCATGGGCGTAAAAGGATGGATCGCTTTCGAAAAGACTGTATCCTACATCAAGGAAAACTATCCCGACCAATTCATCATTGCCGATGCAAAACGTGGCGATATTGGAAACACTTCGGCTATGTATGCCCGCACATTCTTTGAAGAGCTGGACATTGACTCAGTCACCGTAGCTCCTTACATGGGTGAAGACAGCGTGACTCCCTTCCTGAGTTACGAAGGCAAATGGGTAATCCTGCTAGCACTTACCAGCAACAAGGGTTCCCACGACTTCCAGCTGACCGAAGACACCAACGGCGAACGCCTTTTCGAAAAAGTATTGCGCAAATCACAAGAATGGGCCAACGATGAAAACATGATGTATGTAGTAGGCGCCACACAAGGACGTGCTTTCGAAGACATCCGTAAAATTGTCCCCAACCACTTCCTGCTTGTACCTGGAATCGGTGCACAAGGAGGTTCTCTAGAGGAAGTCTGCAAATATGGCATGAATAGTACCTGTGGACTTATTGTTAATTCAAGCCGTGCCATTATCTATGCGGATAAAACTGAGAATTTTGCGACTGTAGCAGGACAAGAAGCTCAGAAAGTCCAGGCACAGATGGAGAAAATAATGTGCCAATAAAACAATGTGCTAATATGCAAATTACCAGGTAGATACATAGCGTAGTACATTGGTTTATTAGCATATCAGCACACTGAATAATCATTCCCCATGAGTGACCGAAAAATTATAAATGACCCCGTCTTCGGGTTTATCAACATCCCGAAGGGGTTACTATATGACATTGTATGTCACCCATTGCTGCAACGTCTTACCCGCATCAAGCAACTGGGCCTGTCCTCTGCTGTATATCCGGGAGCACAACATACCCGTTTCCAACACTCATTAGGTGCTTTCCACTTAATGAGTGAAACTATCAAACACCTTACCGCCAAAGGTAACTTCATCTTTGACAGCGAAGCGGAAGCCGTACAAGCTGCCATCCTGTTACACGACATCGGACACGGTCCCTTCTCCCATGTGCTGGAAAACACATTGGTAGGAGGTGTTTCACATGAAGAAATCTCCTTGATGCTGATGGAACGAATAAACAAGGACATGAAAGGTCAACTCAATCTTGCCATACAGATATTCAAAGATGAATATCCCAAGAAATTCCTGCACCAACTGGTCAGTGGCCAATTGGATATGGATCGTTTGGACTATTTGCGGCGTGACAGTTTCTATACCGGTGTATCCGAAGGCAATATCGGGTCCGCCCGCATCATCAAAATGCTTGATGTAAAAGACGATCACCTGGTAGTAGAGTCTAAAGGTATTTACTCCATCGAAAATTTCCTGATGTCCCGCCGCCTGATGTACTGGCAGGTATATCTGCACAAGACATCCGTTGCCAGTGAAAAAATGCTGATCAACACTCTGACACGAGCAAAGGAATTAGCTTTACGTGGCGTGGAGCTGTTCGCCTCACCCGCTTTAAGATTCTTTTTATACCACTCTATTGATAAAAAAGAATTTTATAACAGCCCGGATTGTCTTGAAAATTTTATTCAATTAGATGATAATGATATATGGACCGCACTGAAAGTTTGGAGCAATCACAGCGATGTGGTATTGTCCACTCTGAGCCGTGGAATGATTAACAGGAGACTATTCAAAGTAGAGGTGACCTCCTCTTCTATCACAAAAACGCGAAAAGAAGAAATTCTTTCTAGGATAAGTAAACAACTGAATATCAACAAAAAAGAAGCAAAATACTTCCTATCTATATCCAGTATAGAAAACAATATGTATAAAAAGGAGGATGACAGTATTGAAATCATCTATAAAGATGGCAGCACCTGTGATATAGCCAAGGCTTCAGATATGCTCAACATCTCTCTCCTCTCCCGAAAAGTCAAGAAATATTATATATGTTACCTGCGTTCCGAAAACGACGGACATTAAATAATTAGCGAATTGTACGGATATATAAAAAAAAAATGCGTAATTCGCATAATTAATGATGTGTTTACACTAACATGTAACACGCAAGTAACAAAACTGAAACATTTAGAACATAAAGAATTAGACAGTATTATGGAGTTCTCAGCTAAACAAATTGCGGAATACATCCAGGGAATTATTGTTGGCGATGAAAACGCAACTGTGCATACTTTTGCTAAAATAGAGGAAGGCGTGCCGGGAGCGATTTCTTTTCTTTCAAATCCTAAGTATACTCATTACATTTACGATACTCAGTCTACCATTGTGTTGGTAAACAAAGATTTCGTTCCCGAGCAAGAAGTAAAAGCTACCTTAATCAAGGTAGACAACGCCTACGAAAGCCTGGCTAAATTACTGACGCTCTATGAAATGAGCAAACCTAAAAAGACCGGTATAGATCCGCTGGCATACGTTGCCCCCACTGCGAAGTTGGGGAAGGATGTATATATCGCTCCGTTTGCCTGCGTAGGCGATGGTGCTGAGATTGGGGACAACACTTCCCTCCATCCGCACGCTACTGTAGGAAGTCATGCCAAAGTAGGTAATAATTGTACACTTTATCCACATGCCACTATCTATCACGACTGCTTGGTAGGAAACAACTGTACCCTGCATGCAGGCTGCGTAATCGGTGCTGATGGATTCGGATTCGCACCTTCTCCCGAAGGGTACGAAAAAATTCCACAAA from Phocaeicola dorei encodes the following:
- a CDS encoding AIR synthase-related protein, producing MSNQRYMQRGVSASKEDVHNAIKNIDKGIFPQAFCKIIPDILGGDPEYCNIMHADGAGTKSSLAYLYWKETGDLSVWKGIAQDALIMNIDDLLCVGAVDNILVSSTIGRNKLLVPGEVISAIINGTDELLAELREMGVGVYATGGETADVGDLVRTIIVDSTVTCRMKRTDVINNANIRPGDVIIGLASYGQATYEKEYNGGMGSNGLTSARHDVFAKYLAEKYPESYDKAVPEELVYSGNLKLTDTVEGSPLDAGKLVLSPTRTYAPVVKKLLDALRPEIHGMVHCSGGAQTKVLHFIGNNCRVVKDNLFPVPPLFKTIKEQSGTDWEEMYKVFNMGHRLEVYLSPEHAEEVIAISKSFNIDAKIVGRIEESDKKELIIKSEFGEFKY
- the lpxD gene encoding UDP-3-O-(3-hydroxymyristoyl)glucosamine N-acyltransferase encodes the protein MEFSAKQIAEYIQGIIVGDENATVHTFAKIEEGVPGAISFLSNPKYTHYIYDTQSTIVLVNKDFVPEQEVKATLIKVDNAYESLAKLLTLYEMSKPKKTGIDPLAYVAPTAKLGKDVYIAPFACVGDGAEIGDNTSLHPHATVGSHAKVGNNCTLYPHATIYHDCLVGNNCTLHAGCVIGADGFGFAPSPEGYEKIPQIGIAIIEDNVEIGANTCVDRATMGATIVHKGVKLDNLIQIAHNVEVGSHTVMASQVGIAGSTKVGEWCMFGGQVGLAGHIKIGDKVGIGAQAGVPGNVKSNEQILGTPAIDAKNFMKSSAVYKKLPEMYATLNAMQKEIEELKKQLNK
- the pyrF gene encoding orotidine-5'-phosphate decarboxylase, with amino-acid sequence MNKQQLFENIQKKKSFLCVGLDTDIKKIPEHLLKEEDPIFAFNKAIIDATAPYCIAYKPNLAFYESMGVKGWIAFEKTVSYIKENYPDQFIIADAKRGDIGNTSAMYARTFFEELDIDSVTVAPYMGEDSVTPFLSYEGKWVILLALTSNKGSHDFQLTEDTNGERLFEKVLRKSQEWANDENMMYVVGATQGRAFEDIRKIVPNHFLLVPGIGAQGGSLEEVCKYGMNSTCGLIVNSSRAIIYADKTENFATVAGQEAQKVQAQMEKIMCQ
- the prfA gene encoding peptide chain release factor 1, whose protein sequence is MAENNNTLLEKLDGLVARFEEVSTLITDPNVIADQKRYVKLTKEYKDLNDIMKARREYIQCLNGLEEAKQIMTNESDPEMKEMAREEANLCEVRIPELEEEIKLLLVPADPQDDRNAILEIRGGTGGDEAAIFAGDLFRMYSKYCETKGWKLEVSSANEGAAGGFKEIICSVTGDKVYGTLKYESGVHRVQRVPATETQGRVHTSAASVAVLPEAEPFDVEINEGEIKWDTFRSGGAGGQNVNKVESGVRLRYNWKNPNTGIVEEILIECTETRDQPKNKERALSRLRTFIYDKEHQKYIDDIASKRKTMVSTGDRSAKIRTYNYPQGRITDHRINYTIYNLAAFMDGDIQDCIDHLTVAENAERLKESEL
- a CDS encoding HD domain-containing protein, with protein sequence MSDRKIINDPVFGFINIPKGLLYDIVCHPLLQRLTRIKQLGLSSAVYPGAQHTRFQHSLGAFHLMSETIKHLTAKGNFIFDSEAEAVQAAILLHDIGHGPFSHVLENTLVGGVSHEEISLMLMERINKDMKGQLNLAIQIFKDEYPKKFLHQLVSGQLDMDRLDYLRRDSFYTGVSEGNIGSARIIKMLDVKDDHLVVESKGIYSIENFLMSRRLMYWQVYLHKTSVASEKMLINTLTRAKELALRGVELFASPALRFFLYHSIDKKEFYNSPDCLENFIQLDDNDIWTALKVWSNHSDVVLSTLSRGMINRRLFKVEVTSSSITKTRKEEILSRISKQLNINKKEAKYFLSISSIENNMYKKEDDSIEIIYKDGSTCDIAKASDMLNISLLSRKVKKYYICYLRSENDGH